DNA from Amycolatopsis sp. DSM 110486:
CGCCGAGGTCGACCGGGGGTTCGCCTTCCTGCGCCGGACCGGCAACGAGCAGACCGGCCAATGGCTCGACAGCTACCGGTGGCTGGCCGACGTGCTGCGCGGCGAGAGTCCAGCCTCGAGCGCCGACCCGATCCCCCTCGACCGTTTCGCCGACAATCCGCTGGCGCTGTTCTACGCGCACCTCTGTCACGCGCTCGCCGCTGCCTGCTTCGGTGATCCAGTTCGCCTGGCAGAACACAGTGCGGCCGCCATGGCCCTTCTCCCGGCCGCCGCCGGCTTCTACTCCACCGCCGTGGCCCGCTTGCTGCACGGGCTCGCCCTGGCCGACCAGGCCCGCGCGGCCACTGCCGACGAGCGCGGAGCTCCACTGTCCGAATTGGACGAGGTGATGCGGTGGCTGGCCGCGCGGGTCAGGGACGCACCGGAAAACTTCCTCCACCTGGTGCGGTTGCTCGAGGCCGAGCGGGCCTGGGCGGTCGACGACTTCCGCGGTGCCGTGCGGGCGTTCGACGCCGCGCGGCGCGAGGTCGTCCAGCGTCAGCGCCCCTGGCACCGAGCCCTGATCGCCGAGCGCGCGGCGCGCTTCCACCTGGCACACGACATCGACCACACCGGCTTCGACCTGCTCGCACAGGCCCGCGACGACTACGCCGCCTGGGGCGCGACCGCGAAGGTGGCGCAGCTCGACTGGGCGTACCCGGCTCTGCGATCAGGAGCCGGCGCGACGGCCGGTCTCGAGGAGGCCCGACCGGCGGGTGCCGTCCGCCAGCGCTCAACGGTCACCACGGGCACCCTCGACCTGCTCGGCGTCCTGTCCGCGTCGCGGGCGCTGAGCTCCGAGACGAGCATCGAACGCCTGCATTCGCGGGTCGTCGACGTGCTCAGAGCGATGACCGGTGCCACCGTCGTCCGCCTCGTGCTGTGGAGCGACGACCGGCGGGACTGGCTCCTGCCCGCCTCCGCTCCCCCGAACACAGCGACAGGCGCCGATCATGACCACGCGGTGCCGATGTCCGTGCTGCGCTACATCCGCCGGACCGAGGCACCACTCGTCGTCGACGACGTCACCCGCGACGACCGCTTCGCCCACGACCCGTGCTTCGCGGGCCTCACGCGCTGCTCCTTCCTCGCCGTGCCCGTCCTCAGCCGCGGCGCCCCGCGGGCGGCGCTGCTGCTGGAAAACCGGCTGATCGGCGGCGCGTTCACCGCCGAGCGGCTCGACGCCGTCAAGCTCATCGCGGGCCAGCTCGCCGTCTCCCTCGACAACGCCCAGCTGTACGCCCAGCTCACCGCGTCGCGGGCGCGGATCGTCACGGCAGCCGACCAGGCACGCCGGCGCATCGAACGAGACCTGCACGACGGCGCTCAGCAACGGCTGGTCTCTCTCGCGCTACGGCTGCGCGCGGCACAGGCGCAGGTGCCACCGGAACTCACCGAACTCGCCGCCGATCTCGGCGACCTCGCCGCCGAAGCCACCAGCCAGCTGGACGAGCTGCGCGAGATCGCGCGCGGTATCCACCCGGGGATCCTCGACACGGGAGGACTCCAAGCGGCCGTGCGCACGCTCGGCCGCCGCTCGCCCATCCCGGTCGAGGTCGACCAGCAGCCGGGACTGTCGCTCCCCAAGCACGTCGAGGTCAGCGCCTACTTCGTCGTCGCGGAGGCGCTGACCAACGCGGCCAAGCACTCACGAGCATCTTCCGCCTCGGTGACCATTCATCTCGACGCCGCGAAGGCCCTCTTGCACGTCACGGTCCTCGATGACGGAGTCGGTGGCGCCGACTTCACCCGGGGCACCGGGTTGCTCGGCCTCAAAGACCGGGTCGAAGCGATCGGCGGCCGGATCGTCCTCCAGAGCCCGCCCGGAGCCGGAACCAGCCTCCACGCGGAACTTCCGCTCGCCGACCCCAGCCGATCCTCCGCGCTGGACCGTTGAGGCGTGGTCGCGGGCCAGGCGTTCGGCGAGGCGGCGCAGCAACGGCCCCGCGTTCGTCATGCAGCGCGCCGGGTCCGGTTCGAGGTCGGTGAGGGCGTGGACGGCGGTGAAGCCGGCCGCGCGCCACTCGGCCGGGGACAGCAGGCAGCGGCCCGCCACGGCAACCGTCGGGACGCCGGCGCCCGTGGCCGCACGCAGGACGCCGACGGGGGCCTTGCCGTGCAAGGACTGCGTGTCCAGGGAGCCCTCGCCGGTGATGACGAGGCGGGCGTCGCGGACCGCGATGGAGAAGCCCAGGAGGTCGAGCAGCAAGGAAATACCCGGCCGCAGGCGAGCGCCCAACGCCGCCAGCGCCGCGAAGCCCACCCCGCCCGCCGCGCCGGCGCCCGCGGCCGAGGCGGACGAAGGACCCAGCACCGAAGCCCAGTGGCGCAACCCGGCTTCCAGCACGGCAACATCCTCAGGGCTCGCACCCTTCTGCGGCCCATACACCGCCGCCGCACCCGAAGGACCCAGCAGCGGGTTGTCCACGTCGCAAGCCAGGTCGATGTCCACAGCAGACACACCGGACAAGTCCACAGCAGACACCGAAGCCAACCCGATACCGCCGAGAGGCACCGCGGCGCCGGAAGAATCCAGCACCCGCGCCCCCAATGCCGTCAGCATCCCGGCACCACCATCCGTGCACGCACTCCCGCCGACGCCCAGCACGATCCGCGCCGCCCCGGCCGCCCGCGCCGCCGCGATCAGCTCACCTGTGCCATAACTCGACGCAGTCAGCGGCGCAGGCAGCCCACCCGGCAACCGCTGCAAACCGGAAGCCTCGGCCAGCTCCACCACGGCAACGTCACCCCGCAGCGCGAAGAACGCCGTGATCCGCCGACCCGTCGGCCCGGACACGCGCACCGGCACCCGGCGGAACCCGGCGGCGACGGCGGCGGCCACCGTGCCGTCACCGCCGTCCGCCACCGGGAGCTCGACCACCGGCTCGTCGCGGGACACCGCACGCAAGCCGGCAGCGACCGCCGAAGCGACCTGCGCCGCCGTGAGCGAGCCCTTGAACTTGTCGGGCGCGACCAGCACTGTCATGACTGAGACCGGAACGACCGCCAGTCACCGATCTCGGTGATGTCGCGCAGCTGCACGTGGGACGTCTGCGGCCGGCGCAGCAGCATCGCGAACGCCGAGCTCCCGTCCGCCAGCTCGATCACGCCCAGCTCCAGCTCGGGCGGTTCCGCCGGCAGTACCCGGTCCCGCAGCGCGTCCAGGGACACCTCGTACACCTCGCCCGCAACCGCACCGCCGCCGTGGGCGACCGGGACCAAAGCCGGGCACTGGCCACCCACGGAGTAGAAGCGGTACTTCGGCGCGGTGGTCGTCGACGCGACGAGAGGGGCGCCGTCGAGCAGGTGGTGCAGCGGTTCGCCGCGCATGGCGCCGCCGTTGAGGAACATCAGGGTCACAGCAGTTCCTTTCCTTCGAGCTACCACAGCTACAAGATCGCCTTGACGACGTCGATTCCGAAGTAGACGGTGAACACCAGCGCCAGCACCGTGAGGATCCAGCCGGCCTCGCGCCACTTACCCTTGCACGTCTTGATGAGCACGAACGCGATCAGGCCCGCGCCCACACCGTTGGTGATGGAGTACGTGAACGGGATCAGCGCGACGGTGAGGAACACCGGGATCGTGTAATCACTGTCCTGCCACGGGATGTTGCGGCACTGCGCCACCATCATCCCGCCGATCACCACGAGCGCCGGCGCCGCGGCCTGCGCGGGGACGATGCCCGCGATCGGCGTGAACAGCAGCGTCGCGGCGAACAGCGCGCCGGT
Protein-coding regions in this window:
- a CDS encoding gamma-glutamylcyclotransferase, with translation MTLMFLNGGAMRGEPLHHLLDGAPLVASTTTAPKYRFYSVGGQCPALVPVAHGGGAVAGEVYEVSLDALRDRVLPAEPPELELGVIELADGSSAFAMLLRRPQTSHVQLRDITEIGDWRSFRSQS